A genomic stretch from Hemicordylus capensis ecotype Gifberg chromosome 5, rHemCap1.1.pri, whole genome shotgun sequence includes:
- the LOC128327994 gene encoding placenta-specific gene 8 protein-like, with translation MSTQPVMSQPGVVIVQQGSGQWQTDLLDCYDDCGVCLCGLFCTLCLGCQVASDMEECILCGPTMAMRSLYRTKYGISGSLLGDFFATGCCPHCSLCQLKRDINKRKAMGIF, from the exons ATGAGCACCCAACCTGTGATGAGTCAGCCAGGGGTCGTGATTGTCCAGCAAGGCAGTGGCCAGTGGCAGACAGACTTACTTGACTGCTATGATGACTGCGGAGTCT GTCTCTGTGGCTTGTTCTGCACCCTGTGTTTGGGATGCCAGGTTGCCTCAGACATGGAGGAATGCATCCTCTGTGGCCCAACCATGGCAATGAGGTCTCTCTACCGAACAAAATATGGGATCTCG GGATCCCTCCTAGGGGACTTCTTCGCTACCGGGTGCTGCCCTCACTGTTCCCTTTGCCAGCTCAAAAGAGACATCAATAAAAGGAAAGCCATGGGAATATTCTAG